A DNA window from Canis lupus familiaris isolate Mischka breed German Shepherd chromosome 10, alternate assembly UU_Cfam_GSD_1.0, whole genome shotgun sequence contains the following coding sequences:
- the MAFF gene encoding transcription factor MafF produces MSVDPLSSKALKIKRELSENTPHLSDEALMGLSVRELNRHLRGLSAEEVTRLKQRRRTLKNRGYAASCRVKRVCQKEELQKQKSELEREVDKLARENAAMRLELDALRGKCEALQGFARSVAARGPAALVAPASVITIVKSAPGPGSGPAPVSFLCSHRPLC; encoded by the exons ATGTCCGTGGATCCCTTATCCAGCAAAGCCCTGAAG ATCAAGCGTGAGCTGAGCGAGAACACGCCGCACCTGTCGGACGAGGCGCTGATGGGGCTGTCGGTGCGCGAGCTGAACCGGCACCTGCGCGGGCTCTCGGCCGAGGAGGTGACGCGGCTCAAGCAGCGGCGCCGCACGCTCAAGAACCGCGGCTACGCGGCCAGCTGCCGCGTGAAGCGCGTGTGCCAGAAGGAGGAGCTGCAGAAGCAGAAGTCGGAGCTGGAGCGCGAGGTGGACAAGCTGGCGCGCGAGAACGCAGCCATGCGCCTGGAGCTCGACGCGCTGCGCGGCAAGTGCGAGGCGCTGCAGGGCTTCGCGCGCTCCGTGGCCGCCCGCGGGCCCGCAGCCCTCGTGGCGCCCGCGAGCGTCATCACCATCGTCAAGTCGGCCCCCGGGCCCGggtcgggccccgccccc GTGTCATTTCTCTGCAGCCACCGGCCCCTGTGTTGA